A stretch of the Nitratifractor salsuginis DSM 16511 genome encodes the following:
- the ribH gene encoding 6,7-dimethyl-8-ribityllumazine synthase: MNIVEGNLRVDPSKKVAIISARFNHFITDRLVEGAKDTYARLGGDPESLDLILVPGAFEIPFALDRALASGKYDAVCCLGAVIRGATPHFDYVSAEATKGIANVTLKYAKPVSFGVLTVDSIEQAIERAGTKAGNKGGEAMSSLIEMINLYDVMSN; this comes from the coding sequence ATGAACATCGTCGAAGGAAACCTTCGGGTCGACCCAAGCAAAAAGGTCGCCATTATCTCCGCACGCTTTAATCATTTCATCACCGATCGCCTGGTAGAGGGGGCCAAAGATACCTATGCCCGCCTCGGCGGTGATCCCGAGAGCCTGGATCTGATCCTGGTACCGGGGGCCTTTGAGATCCCCTTCGCCCTGGACCGGGCGCTGGCTTCGGGCAAATACGACGCCGTCTGCTGCCTGGGCGCGGTGATCCGGGGAGCGACGCCCCACTTCGACTATGTCTCCGCCGAAGCGACCAAGGGCATCGCCAACGTCACCCTCAAATATGCCAAGCCGGTCTCCTTCGGCGTGCTCACCGTCGACAGCATCGAGCAGGCCATCGAACGGGCCGGCACCAAAGCGGGCAACAAAGGGGGCGAAGCGATGAGCAGCCTGATCGAGATGATCAACCTCTATGATGTAATGAGTAACTAG
- the nusB gene encoding transcription antitermination factor NusB: MATRHQARRAVVGLLYAYDLGNDGIEKFSEEILESDKIRNKQREFSMRLFKGTIENLDKIDEEIQKHLESWDYSKIGKVEKAILRLGAYEILIEGTDRPIIINEAVELAKELADEKSPQFINGVLDAVGKPVAKPEAASNNEE; encoded by the coding sequence ATGGCGACACGACATCAGGCTAGACGGGCGGTAGTGGGTCTGCTCTATGCCTACGATCTGGGCAATGACGGGATCGAAAAGTTCAGTGAAGAGATCCTGGAGAGTGACAAGATCCGCAACAAGCAACGGGAATTTTCCATGCGGCTCTTCAAAGGGACCATCGAAAATCTCGACAAGATCGACGAAGAGATCCAGAAACATTTGGAGAGCTGGGACTACTCCAAGATCGGCAAAGTCGAAAAGGCGATCCTCCGCCTGGGAGCCTACGAAATCCTCATCGAGGGAACCGACCGCCCCATCATCATCAACGAAGCGGTGGAACTGGCCAAAGAGTTGGCCGACGAGAAATCCCCGCAATTTATCAACGGGGTCCTAGATGCTGTCGGGAAACCGGTAGCGAAGCCGGAGGCGGCTTCGAATAATGAGGAATGA
- a CDS encoding dehypoxanthine futalosine cyclase: MRMTIDEAVDLIRNADLKELGRMAYARKKELHPKGVTTFVVDRNINYTNVCWVDCKFCAFYRHEKNDDAYILSFEEIDQKIEELLAIGGTQILFQGGVHPKLEIEWYEDLVEHIHKKYPQITIHGFSAIEIDYIAKRSNISIREVLRRLHAKGLASIPGAGAEILSDRVRDIIAPKKLDKDTWLEVHREAHKLGIKSTATMMYGTVETDREIVEHFDHIRRLQDETGGFRAFIMWSFQGKNTRLVEEIPEIRKQSANRYLRLLAVARLFLDNVPNIQSSWVTQGSYIGQMALLWGANDLGSTMMEENVVSAAGASNRMNQEEMIRLIRDIGERPAKRNTAYEILEYF, from the coding sequence ATGCGTATGACCATCGACGAGGCGGTGGATCTGATCCGGAACGCCGATCTCAAAGAGTTGGGGCGGATGGCCTATGCCCGCAAAAAGGAGCTGCATCCCAAAGGGGTGACGACTTTCGTGGTGGACCGCAACATCAACTACACCAACGTATGCTGGGTCGATTGCAAATTCTGCGCCTTTTACCGCCACGAGAAGAATGACGACGCCTACATCCTGAGCTTCGAGGAGATCGATCAAAAGATCGAGGAGCTTCTGGCCATTGGGGGGACCCAGATCCTCTTTCAGGGAGGGGTGCATCCCAAGCTGGAGATCGAGTGGTACGAGGATCTGGTGGAGCATATTCATAAGAAATATCCGCAAATAACCATCCACGGCTTCAGCGCCATCGAGATCGACTACATCGCCAAACGTTCCAATATCTCCATCCGGGAGGTGCTCCGCAGGCTCCACGCCAAAGGGCTGGCCTCCATCCCCGGGGCCGGAGCGGAGATCCTCAGCGACCGGGTGCGGGATATCATCGCTCCCAAGAAGCTGGACAAGGATACTTGGCTGGAGGTCCATCGCGAAGCCCACAAGCTGGGGATCAAATCCACGGCGACGATGATGTACGGCACCGTGGAGACCGACCGGGAGATCGTGGAGCATTTCGATCATATCCGCCGGCTCCAGGATGAGACGGGGGGATTTCGGGCCTTTATTATGTGGTCTTTCCAGGGCAAAAACACCCGACTGGTCGAAGAGATCCCCGAGATCCGCAAACAGTCGGCCAACCGCTATCTACGGCTCCTGGCGGTCGCCCGGCTCTTCCTGGACAATGTCCCCAACATCCAAAGCTCCTGGGTCACCCAGGGCAGCTACATTGGACAGATGGCACTGCTCTGGGGAGCCAATGACCTGGGCAGCACGATGATGGAGGAGAATGTAGTCTCCGCCGCCGGGGCCAGCAACCGGATGAACCAGGAGGAGATGATCCGCCTCATCCGCGACATCGGCGAACGCCCCGCCAAAAGGAACACCGCTTATGAAATTCTCGAATATTTTTGA
- a CDS encoding M16 family metallopeptidase, with protein MAATLMHVTVKGVKIPVVFEKEKRLPLASMELVFRDSGSLADTVPGIARFSAGILGEGTRKEGAIAFAEALENRAVQLHADTGRETFVLSLEALKSEFDFGLGKLSELLRDPNLTPEAFKKVQTQTLGKLRQKESDFDYIAATKLRSILFEGTPLAHPALGTPESISHLKLEQVESYLKDHLHLENLIVVIGGKFTPEEVKKAVEKAAEALTHGEVAPIPHFSANDKEREVVTPEETDQAYIYFGAPYAMEANDTHRVYGKVAAFILGSGGFGSRLMEEVRVKRGLAYSAYGRLAVQRTHSYFSGYLQTKLESQKEAQKVVKEVVDRFLKGGVSAEELESAKKFFLGSEPLRTETLSQRMSRAFHEYYDGLGLEWSAKELEMIRTMKLEDLNAFIHAHPEIGKLSWSIVTKK; from the coding sequence ATGGCCGCAACACTGATGCACGTTACCGTCAAAGGGGTCAAGATCCCCGTCGTCTTCGAAAAGGAGAAACGCCTTCCCCTGGCGTCGATGGAGCTTGTGTTCCGCGATAGCGGGTCCCTAGCCGATACGGTGCCGGGGATCGCACGCTTCAGCGCCGGGATCCTGGGAGAGGGGACCCGCAAAGAGGGGGCCATCGCCTTCGCCGAGGCTCTGGAGAACCGGGCGGTGCAGCTGCACGCCGATACGGGTCGGGAGACCTTCGTCCTCTCTCTCGAAGCACTCAAGAGTGAATTCGACTTTGGTTTGGGGAAACTTTCCGAGCTGCTGCGTGACCCCAACCTGACTCCCGAAGCCTTCAAAAAGGTGCAGACCCAGACCCTGGGCAAGCTGCGCCAAAAAGAGAGCGACTTTGACTACATCGCCGCGACCAAGCTGCGCTCGATCCTCTTCGAGGGGACTCCGCTGGCCCATCCGGCACTGGGAACTCCCGAAAGCATCAGCCATCTGAAATTGGAGCAGGTCGAGAGCTATCTGAAGGATCATCTGCATCTGGAGAATCTTATCGTGGTCATCGGGGGCAAGTTCACTCCCGAGGAGGTGAAAAAGGCGGTCGAAAAGGCGGCTGAAGCACTGACTCACGGAGAGGTGGCCCCCATCCCCCATTTCAGCGCCAACGACAAAGAACGCGAAGTCGTCACCCCCGAAGAGACGGACCAAGCCTATATCTACTTCGGAGCCCCCTACGCGATGGAGGCCAATGATACCCACCGGGTTTACGGCAAAGTGGCGGCTTTCATCCTGGGAAGCGGGGGGTTCGGCAGCCGCCTGATGGAGGAGGTGCGGGTCAAGCGGGGCCTGGCCTACTCCGCCTACGGCCGTCTGGCAGTCCAGCGCACCCACAGCTATTTCAGCGGATACCTCCAGACCAAACTCGAGAGTCAGAAAGAGGCCCAAAAGGTGGTCAAGGAGGTGGTCGACCGTTTCCTCAAAGGTGGGGTCAGCGCCGAGGAGCTGGAGAGCGCCAAAAAGTTCTTTTTAGGCAGCGAGCCCCTGCGCACCGAGACCCTCTCCCAGCGTATGAGCCGGGCTTTCCACGAGTATTACGACGGATTGGGGCTTGAGTGGTCGGCCAAAGAGCTGGAGATGATCCGGACGATGAAGCTGGAGGATCTGAATGCCTTTATTCACGCCCATCCTGAGATCGGGAAGTTGAGTTGGTCGATCGTCACGAAAAAGTAG
- the recG gene encoding ATP-dependent DNA helicase RecG: MEEVEAKRLFQKLKIRTLLDLALILPSSYEDTRLASRIEPGRVQTFEAQVEDRRIRGGRMQVRFFLPALGRRISGQFFKATPYHQRLFEPGSRHIIHGKVSLFNGWPQIAQPRSLKEYGRIFPRYKTVLKESQMRALIENYVTERNLFAEGLQSEEVGLLMRLHFLERYSEAGAPPPQIEGEVVGQLKFIEAYNHLRKLRSKRHDYPALKALNRPIEPFVETLPFTLTPDQQKVIAEIQKDLSQKEKAARRMIIGDVGSGKTMVILAAAVMAGGDRSVLMAPTSILARQLYEEACKYLPRELKVALVMQGNSEGDYREADFIIGTHALLYLEDLPEAALVMVDEQHRFGTKQRALLEALVSQGERRPHYLQFSATPIPRTQAMMESELIDVSLITQTPFEKEIHSRVIGRSDFPELLRHIEKELEEDHQVLIVYPLVEESEQIPYQSIDEARGFWEKRYEGVYVTHGRDRNKEEILLEFREQGKILLATTVIEVGISLPRLTTIVIVGAERLGLATLHQLRGRVGRNGLKSWCFLYTNLQSSERLEKFCRTKSGFEIARLDLAYRDSGDIVDGTIQSGQKFRWLDLAEDEEIVRRAKERLNNGITE, from the coding sequence ATGGAAGAGGTTGAAGCGAAACGGTTGTTCCAAAAGCTCAAAATCCGGACTCTGTTGGACCTGGCGCTGATTTTGCCGAGTTCCTATGAGGATACCCGGCTTGCTTCCAGGATCGAGCCGGGGCGGGTGCAGACCTTTGAGGCGCAGGTGGAGGATCGCCGGATCCGGGGGGGGCGGATGCAGGTGCGTTTTTTTCTCCCCGCTCTCGGTCGGAGGATCAGCGGGCAGTTTTTCAAAGCCACACCCTACCATCAGCGTCTCTTCGAACCCGGAAGCCGCCATATCATCCACGGCAAAGTCTCCCTTTTTAACGGGTGGCCCCAGATCGCCCAGCCCCGCTCCCTCAAAGAGTATGGGCGCATCTTCCCCCGATACAAAACGGTGCTCAAAGAGTCTCAGATGCGGGCTTTGATCGAGAATTATGTCACCGAACGCAATCTTTTTGCCGAGGGGCTGCAGAGTGAGGAGGTGGGATTGCTGATGCGTCTTCATTTCCTCGAGCGCTACAGCGAGGCCGGAGCGCCCCCGCCTCAGATCGAGGGAGAGGTTGTGGGGCAGCTCAAGTTCATCGAAGCCTACAACCACCTGCGCAAGCTTCGCTCCAAACGCCACGACTATCCCGCCCTCAAGGCGCTAAACCGGCCTATCGAACCTTTTGTCGAAACCCTGCCCTTTACCTTGACGCCGGATCAACAAAAAGTGATCGCCGAGATCCAAAAGGACCTCTCCCAAAAGGAGAAGGCGGCGCGGCGTATGATCATCGGGGATGTGGGCAGCGGCAAGACGATGGTGATCCTGGCGGCGGCGGTGATGGCGGGTGGTGATCGCTCCGTGCTGATGGCGCCCACCTCCATCCTGGCGAGGCAGCTCTATGAAGAGGCGTGCAAATATCTCCCCCGGGAGCTCAAAGTGGCTTTGGTGATGCAGGGCAATAGCGAAGGGGATTACCGGGAGGCTGATTTTATCATCGGCACCCACGCACTGCTCTATCTGGAGGATCTGCCCGAGGCGGCTCTGGTGATGGTGGATGAGCAGCACCGCTTCGGCACCAAACAGCGGGCATTGCTGGAGGCGTTGGTAAGCCAAGGGGAGCGCCGCCCCCACTATCTGCAATTCTCCGCCACCCCCATCCCGAGGACCCAGGCGATGATGGAGTCGGAGCTCATCGATGTGAGCCTCATCACCCAAACTCCTTTCGAGAAGGAGATCCACTCCCGGGTAATCGGCCGGAGTGACTTTCCCGAGCTGTTGCGGCACATCGAAAAGGAGTTGGAAGAGGATCATCAGGTGCTCATCGTTTACCCCCTGGTGGAGGAGAGCGAGCAGATCCCCTATCAATCGATCGACGAGGCGAGGGGCTTTTGGGAGAAGCGCTACGAGGGAGTCTATGTGACCCACGGCAGGGACAGGAACAAAGAGGAGATTCTGCTGGAGTTTCGGGAGCAGGGCAAAATCCTCCTGGCAACCACGGTGATCGAAGTGGGGATCAGCCTGCCCAGATTGACGACCATCGTCATCGTGGGGGCAGAGCGCCTGGGTTTGGCGACGCTCCATCAGCTTCGGGGAAGGGTGGGACGCAACGGTTTGAAGAGTTGGTGTTTTCTCTATACCAACCTTCAGAGCAGTGAGCGGCTGGAGAAGTTCTGCCGAACGAAGAGCGGCTTTGAGATCGCCCGGCTGGATCTGGCTTATCGCGACAGCGGTGATATCGTCGACGGCACGATCCAGAGCGGTCAGAAATTCCGCTGGCTCGATCTGGCGGAGGATGAGGAGATCGTGCGACGGGCGAAGGAGAGACTTAATAACGGAATAACCGAGTAA
- a CDS encoding IS256 family transposase, variant Zn-binding type: MCGSKATKKNGKRAGIQRYFCQSCRQSFSSRRRPSRLRKRLFTAYFYEHQTLKALSRTYHKDREWIQRQIHSYEPPKTSPHPRPVTLVIDATFFGKRGEGFGVLVAKDILSGQLVAYRFIQTETLNEYAMLRQSLLDQGFIIQAVTVDGRRGLFGLFADLPVQMCHFHQQAILTRYLTRRPTYQASRDLKRIASYLGQTTPCRFRYMLEAWLQRHKDFYEEKTPDDSPRGWHYTHDRLRSAYRSLERNLPYLFTYKTHPHLGIANTTNTLDGGLFSPMKALLKIHRGIGDSMKKKLITDFLEKAMK, encoded by the coding sequence ATCTGTGGTTCAAAAGCGACGAAAAAGAATGGTAAAAGAGCAGGAATTCAGCGCTATTTTTGCCAAAGTTGCCGGCAGAGCTTCTCTTCTCGTAGACGTCCCTCCCGCCTCAGAAAACGACTCTTTACTGCCTACTTCTATGAGCACCAAACCCTCAAAGCCTTATCCCGGACCTATCATAAGGATCGGGAGTGGATTCAACGTCAGATTCATAGCTATGAACCGCCAAAGACTTCACCACATCCCAGACCGGTCACTTTGGTTATCGATGCGACATTCTTCGGAAAACGGGGAGAGGGCTTTGGTGTTCTTGTAGCTAAAGATATCCTGAGTGGCCAACTGGTAGCGTATCGTTTCATTCAGACTGAGACGCTCAATGAATATGCGATGCTTCGGCAAAGCCTTCTGGATCAGGGCTTTATCATCCAGGCCGTCACCGTCGATGGCCGACGGGGATTGTTTGGGCTCTTTGCCGACCTTCCGGTTCAAATGTGCCATTTCCATCAACAAGCCATTCTCACTCGTTATCTGACGCGCAGACCTACCTATCAAGCCTCTAGGGATCTCAAGCGTATCGCTTCCTATCTTGGACAGACAACCCCCTGCCGTTTCCGCTATATGCTGGAAGCCTGGCTCCAACGGCACAAAGATTTCTATGAAGAAAAAACCCCTGACGATTCTCCACGTGGATGGCATTACACCCATGATCGACTCCGCTCGGCCTATCGAAGTCTTGAACGCAATCTTCCTTATCTCTTCACGTATAAAACCCATCCTCATCTTGGCATAGCCAATACAACCAATACTTTGGATGGTGGACTCTTCTCTCCTATGAAAGCTTTATTGAAAATCCATCGGGGTATTGGAGACTCTATGAAGAAGAAACTCATCACTGATTTCCTAGAAAAAGCAATGAAATAG
- a CDS encoding DDE-type integrase/transposase/recombinase, producing MKQHYHCNARTNSHIRQSIQKSKASNQELARRFGVSIQTISKWRNRQETQDRSSRPHTIHYALNNLEREIVRIVRTCTWMPLDDLVEILRSVFPGISRSAVYRTLKTLKISRVPEEKRAKAKKFKEYAPGFVHMDVTYLPKIDGVKYYLFVAIDRATRLMYYKVYRSRSAGSAMDFLEECQRFFPFRITHILTDNGMEFTDRFSQGRKEPTGNHRFDKLCKALKITHRLTEPFTPQTNGMVERANGLIKERTIKVQNYENLKQMRAKAVFRVAKNPLNLR from the coding sequence ATGAAACAGCACTATCATTGCAATGCGAGGACCAACTCGCATATACGCCAAAGTATACAGAAATCCAAGGCAAGCAATCAAGAGTTGGCCCGACGTTTCGGTGTCAGTATTCAGACAATCAGTAAGTGGCGGAACCGTCAAGAGACACAAGATCGTAGCAGTCGGCCCCATACGATTCATTATGCGCTAAATAACCTGGAGCGGGAAATTGTACGCATCGTGCGAACCTGTACCTGGATGCCCCTGGATGATCTGGTAGAGATCCTACGAAGTGTGTTTCCCGGTATCAGTCGATCTGCCGTGTACCGAACGCTCAAAACATTGAAGATCAGCCGTGTTCCCGAAGAGAAGCGAGCCAAGGCAAAGAAGTTCAAAGAGTATGCTCCGGGCTTTGTCCATATGGATGTGACCTATCTGCCAAAGATCGATGGAGTCAAATACTATCTCTTTGTAGCCATCGATCGTGCGACACGCTTGATGTACTACAAGGTCTACCGAAGCCGAAGTGCCGGTAGTGCAATGGATTTCCTCGAAGAGTGTCAACGCTTCTTCCCTTTTAGGATCACTCATATCCTGACCGATAACGGAATGGAATTTACCGACCGATTCAGTCAGGGACGAAAGGAACCGACCGGAAACCATCGCTTCGACAAGCTCTGCAAAGCGTTAAAGATCACCCATCGTCTCACGGAACCCTTCACTCCACAAACCAACGGAATGGTCGAACGAGCCAATGGTCTGATTAAAGAGCGAACCATCAAAGTACAGAACTATGAAAATCTAAAGCAGATGAGAGCTAAAGCGGTTTTTCGGGTTGCTAAAAATCCTTTAAACCTTCGGTAA
- a CDS encoding molybdopterin oxidoreductase family protein produces the protein MNREVERQEVESVCTYCGVGCDITGVVENNRIVKVYAQKDGVVSQGKLCIKGKYGFDFVEAADRVRIPRVRRSFLERNPELAERYAERLKPLDETWMETDLETATDIAAAKLAQIRERYGPKSFCAIGGARTSCESAYAFQKFCRETMGSPHVDNCARVCHSPSLKGMRATIGEGAATNPYNDIYETEFIIVIGSNTIEAHPIVANRIVDVARTQNNLAVIDVRRTKLSKLAKHDCIIPFEANLMVLNMMARVIIEEELYDEEFIAKRTKNFEEYKEKILNDPYADPAFFKQVEGYEYLAKMIPNIAREYALKRSMIFWGLGITEHIDGSYAVMALTHLALLTGNIGKSGAGLMPLRGQNNVQGACDMGCLPYYAPDYRPPREVGLMTPQLIDAMQRGEIKALLNMGEDLAHIHPNLNKIDRALEQLDFLMVQELFMTEIAQRADIVVGVKSAYEKTGVYVNAMRRLHLSQPLVQSDLPDDWEVLTLMAKKLGDGANFDFASSEDVWNEVRREAPERFSGAAYYRLERHRKRGMQWPIYHEDTPILHLLDFRTEDGLGRFVYRQWQKRGMVEEILEGRFYRDSLEGYYLTTGRTLAHYNNAAQTKRSQRLKSRYDEDILLANSEDEERFGERVILRSEHGESEALKVAYSDAIRPRTLFCTFHHAKSRINTLFGDESDELILTARFKSVKVEVIPVGEAWAGS, from the coding sequence ATGAACAGAGAGGTCGAGCGTCAAGAGGTCGAGAGTGTCTGTACCTACTGCGGGGTGGGGTGTGATATTACCGGGGTGGTGGAGAACAACCGGATCGTCAAAGTCTATGCCCAGAAAGATGGAGTAGTCAGCCAGGGCAAGCTTTGCATCAAGGGCAAATACGGCTTTGATTTTGTCGAGGCGGCAGACCGGGTGCGCATTCCTCGGGTGCGCCGGAGTTTTCTGGAGCGAAACCCTGAGTTGGCGGAGCGTTACGCCGAGCGGCTGAAGCCTCTGGACGAGACTTGGATGGAGACGGATCTGGAGACTGCCACCGATATCGCCGCGGCAAAGCTGGCGCAGATCAGGGAGCGCTATGGTCCCAAAAGTTTCTGCGCCATCGGCGGGGCGCGAACCAGTTGTGAAAGCGCCTATGCCTTTCAGAAATTCTGCCGGGAGACGATGGGATCGCCTCACGTGGATAACTGCGCCCGGGTCTGTCATTCTCCCAGCCTCAAAGGGATGCGGGCTACCATCGGCGAAGGGGCCGCGACCAACCCCTACAACGATATCTATGAAACGGAATTTATCATCGTCATCGGCTCCAACACCATCGAAGCCCATCCCATCGTCGCCAACCGCATTGTGGATGTGGCCCGCACCCAGAACAATCTGGCGGTGATTGATGTCCGCCGCACCAAGCTCTCCAAGCTGGCCAAACACGACTGTATCATCCCTTTTGAAGCCAATCTGATGGTTTTGAATATGATGGCTCGGGTGATCATCGAAGAGGAGCTTTACGACGAGGAGTTTATTGCCAAGCGCACCAAAAATTTCGAAGAGTACAAAGAGAAAATCCTGAACGACCCCTATGCCGACCCCGCCTTTTTCAAGCAAGTCGAGGGGTATGAATATTTGGCGAAGATGATCCCCAATATCGCCAGGGAGTACGCCCTCAAGCGTTCTATGATCTTTTGGGGCCTGGGGATCACGGAGCACATCGACGGTTCCTATGCGGTGATGGCCCTGACCCATCTGGCCCTGCTGACGGGCAATATCGGCAAGAGCGGGGCGGGCTTGATGCCGCTGCGGGGGCAGAACAATGTGCAAGGCGCCTGCGATATGGGCTGTCTGCCCTATTATGCTCCCGATTACCGTCCTCCCAGGGAGGTGGGGCTGATGACACCCCAGCTTATCGACGCGATGCAGCGGGGAGAGATCAAGGCGCTTTTGAATATGGGAGAGGATCTGGCCCATATCCACCCCAATCTCAACAAGATCGACCGGGCCTTGGAGCAGCTCGATTTTCTTATGGTCCAGGAGCTCTTTATGACCGAGATCGCCCAGCGTGCCGATATCGTGGTGGGGGTCAAATCGGCCTACGAGAAGACCGGGGTCTATGTCAACGCGATGCGCCGGCTTCACCTCTCTCAGCCTCTGGTGCAGAGTGATCTGCCCGACGATTGGGAAGTGCTGACATTAATGGCGAAGAAACTCGGTGACGGAGCAAACTTCGATTTCGCTTCCAGCGAGGATGTCTGGAACGAAGTGCGCCGGGAAGCCCCCGAGCGTTTCAGCGGTGCCGCCTACTATCGGTTGGAGCGTCACCGCAAGCGGGGTATGCAGTGGCCCATCTACCACGAGGATACCCCGATCCTGCATCTGCTCGATTTCCGGACTGAAGACGGCCTGGGGCGTTTCGTCTACCGTCAGTGGCAAAAGCGGGGGATGGTCGAGGAAATATTGGAGGGGCGTTTCTACCGAGATTCTCTAGAAGGGTACTACCTCACCACCGGACGGACCCTGGCCCACTACAACAACGCCGCCCAGACCAAACGCAGCCAACGCCTCAAAAGCCGATATGACGAGGATATCCTCCTGGCCAATTCCGAAGATGAGGAGCGTTTCGGGGAACGGGTGATCCTACGTTCGGAGCACGGGGAGAGCGAAGCGCTCAAGGTGGCTTACAGCGACGCTATCCGCCCCCGGACCCTCTTTTGTACTTTCCATCACGCCAAAAGCCGGATCAATACCCTTTTCGGGGATGAATCGGATGAGCTGATCCTCACCGCTCGATTCAAATCGGTCAAAGTGGAAGTGATCCCCGTGGGAGAAGCGTGGGCGGGAAGTTGA
- a CDS encoding YraN family protein, whose translation MKRNLLRQFGNDAEELATCFLEEAGFRIIERNYYARKLGEIDIIAERSGILHFVEVKSASQDFDPIYNLTPTKLRRVINSAQYYLKEKGLDLPLCIDALIVRRGEMELLENITL comes from the coding sequence ATGAAGCGTAATCTTTTGCGGCAGTTCGGTAACGATGCGGAGGAGTTGGCGACCTGCTTTCTGGAGGAGGCGGGTTTTCGGATCATAGAACGTAACTACTATGCTCGCAAGTTGGGGGAGATCGATATCATTGCCGAGCGATCCGGTATCCTCCACTTCGTTGAAGTCAAAAGCGCTTCCCAGGATTTCGACCCGATCTATAATCTTACCCCCACCAAACTGCGCCGGGTCATCAACTCGGCGCAATACTATCTCAAAGAAAAGGGGTTGGATCTTCCTCTTTGCATCGACGCGCTCATCGTGCGACGAGGTGAGATGGAGTTGTTGGAAAATATTACACTGTAA